Proteins encoded within one genomic window of Malus sylvestris isolate BBL-3571246 chloroplast, complete genome:
- the matK gene encoding maturase K, with protein MEEFQGYLELDRYQQHDFLYPLIFREYIYALAHDHGLNRSILLDNVGYDTKYSLLIIKRLISRMYQQNHLIISANDSNQNKFFGYNKNLYSQMMSEGFAVIVEIPFSLRLVSSLEATEIVKSYNLRSIHSIFPFLEDKFPHLNYVSDVLIPYPIHLEILVQTLRYWVKDPSSLHLLRLFLHEYSNWNSLITPKKIIFSKSNPRLFLLLYNSHVCEYESILLFLRNQSSHLRLTSSGIFFERIHFYEKKKDPVEEVFVNDFPAAILWFFKDPFMHYVRYQGKSILSSKDTPLLMNKWKYYLVNLWQCHSYVWSQPGRIYINQLSKHSLDFLGYFSSMRPNLSVVRGQMLENSFIMDNAMKKLDTLVPIIPLIGSLAKVKFCNALGHPISKSTWADSSDFDIIDRFLHICRNLSHYYSGSSRKKSLYRIKYILRLSCVKTLARKHKSTVRTFLKRLGYKLLDEFFTEEEQILSLIFPRASYTLKKFYRGRIWYLDIFCINDLVNHE; from the coding sequence ATGGAAGAATTTCAAGGATATTTAGAACTAGATAGATATCAGCAACATGACTTCCTATACCCACTTATCTTTCGGGAGTATATTTATGCACTTGCTCATGATCATGGTTTAAATAGATCGATTTTGTTGGATAATGTAGGTTATGACACTAAATATAGTTTACTAATTATAAAACGTTTAATTAGTCGAATGTATCAACAGAATCATTTGATAATTTCCGCTAATGATTCTAACCAAAATAAATTTTTTGGGTACAACAAAAATTTGTATTCTCAAATGATGTCGGAGGGATTTGCAGTCATTGTGGAAATTCCGTTTTCCCTACGATTAGTATCTTCCTTAGAGGCGACAGAAATCGTAAAATCTTATAATTTACGATCAATTCATTCAATATTTCCTTTTTTAGAGGACAAATTCCCACATTTAAATTATGTATCAGATGTACTAATACCCTACCCCATTCATCTGGAAATCTTGGTTCAAACCCTTCGCTATTGGGTGAAAGATCCCTCTTCTTTACATTTATTACGACTCTTTCTTCACGAGTATTCTAATTGGAATAGTCTTATTACTCCAAAAAAAATTATTTTTTCAAAAAGTAATCCACGATTATTCTTGCTCCTATATAATTCTCATGTATGTGAATACGAATCCATTTTACTTTTTCTTCGTAATCAATCTTCTCATTTACGATTAACCTCTTCTGGTATCTTTTTTGAGCGAATACATTTCTATGAAAAAAAAAAAGATCCTGTAGAAGAAGTCTTCGTTAATGATTTTCCGGCCGCCATCTTATGGTTCTTCAAGGATCCTTTTATGCATTATGTTAGATATCAAGGAAAATCTATTCTGTCTTCGAAGGATACCCCTCTTCTGATGAATAAGTGGAAATATTATCTTGTCAATTTATGGCAGTGTCATTCTTATGTGTGGTCTCAACCAGGAAGGATTTATATAAACCAATTATCCAAGCATTCCCTTGATTTTTTGGGTTATTTTTCAAGTATGCGACCAAACCTTTCGGTGGTACGGGGTCAAATGCTAGAAAATTCATTTATAATGGATAATGCTATGAAGAAGCTTGATACATTAGTTCCAATTATTCCTTTGATTGGATCATTGGCTAAAGTGAAATTTTGTAACGCATTAGGGCATCCTATTAGTAAGTCCACCTGGGCAGATTCGTCGGATTTTGATATTATCGACCGATTTCTGCATATATGCAGAAATCTTTCTCATTATTACAGTGGATCCTCAAGAAAAAAGAGTTTGTATCGAATAAAATATATACTTCGACTTTCTTGTGTTAAAACTTTGGCTCGTAAACACAAAAGTACTGTACGAACTTTTTTGAAAAGATTAGGTTATAAATTATTGGACGAATTCTTTACGGAAGAAGAACAGATTCTTTCTTTAATCTTCCCAAGAGCTTCTTATACTTTGAAGAAGTTTTATAGAGGTCGAATTTGGTATTTGGATATTTTTTGCATCAATGATCTAGTCAATCATGAATAA